Genomic window (Salvelinus alpinus chromosome 13, SLU_Salpinus.1, whole genome shotgun sequence):
TTGGGAAGAGTGCATCGGGAAACACCATTTTGGGTCTGAGAGGATCAGATCAGTTCCGGTCTGACTGTAGCTTTAACTCAGTAACAGAAAACAGCGAGGTCAAATCAGCAGTAGTGGCAGGAAGGGAAGTCAAGGTGATAGACACACCTGGCCTCTCCAAGGGGAAACACACTCCTCAGCATGTGTTTAATGAGATGATGAAGAGTTGCCTGCTTGCTGAAGAGGGGCTGCATGCTTTTGTCTTAGTGGTTGAGCTGGGCAGGTTTGAAAAGAATGATGATGAGATAATTTACTTACTCAAAAAGGCATTTGGTGAGGAGGCTTTGAAATATGCAGTGGTTCTCTTCACACATGGTGATAAACTCAGCAGCCAAAACATTGAACAAAATATACAGGCAAACGAGGATCTTAAAAACCTTGTGGAAATGTGTGGTGGCAGATACTGTATCTTCAACAACAAATCCAGGAACGACGAACGACAGGTTAGGGAGTTGTTTACGAAGGTAGATGAGATGGTACAAGTCAATGGTGGTACAGCCTATGTCGGTGAGATTGTCGGCATAGCGCGCGCTATCATGCGAGAACTAAGAGAGACCGCTATCATGCGAGAACTAAGAGAGACCCCTATCATGCGAGAACCTAGAGAGACCGCTATCATGCGAGAACCTAGAGAGACCGCTATCATGCAAGAACTAAGAGAGACCGCTATCATGCGAGAACCTAGAGAGACCGCTATCATGCGAGAACCTAGAGAGACCGCTATCATGCAAGAACTAAGAGAGACCGCTATCATGCAAGAACTAAGAGAGACCGCTATCATGCGAGAACTAAGAGAGACCGCTATCATGCGAGAACTAAGAGAGACCGCTACAGATTACAGCGATAGGCTGAGTACTGCCTGGAGACGCTTCTGCAACTGGCTGGTCTCCATCTGGGTAGCAATGCGTGAATCTTTTACACGTTTTTTGGAAAATGCCGTCAAACTTGTCGGCAAATTTACCCACAATTACAGCAATCTTTCACAACCATGCTAATTTACTGGTCATTTTAATCATCAGGAAACATTTACAGACAATTGAGAATATATCTTAAAGGTTCTTTTCAAGGTTCCCATGTTGCTTTAGATACTTGTTATTAGTGGATAGAACGTCAACTAAGgtacttatgataatctacatccactaaattacttatgataatctacatccactaaattacttataatctacatccactaaattacttatgataatctacatccactaaattacttatgataatctacatccactaaattacttataataatctacatccactaaattacttataataatctacatccactaagttacttatgataatctacatccactaaattactaatgataatctacatccactaaattacttatgataatctacatccactaaattactaatgataatctacatccactaaattactaatgataatctacatccactaagttactaatgataatctacatccactaaatgacttataatctacatccactaaattacttatgataatctacatccactaaattacttataatctacatccactaaattacttatgataatctacatccactaaattacttttaatctacatccactaaattactaatgataatctacatccactaagttacttataataatctacatccactaaattacttatgataatctacatccactaaattacttatgataatctacatccactaagttacttatgataatctacatccactaaattacttatgatactctacatccactaagttactaatgataatctacatccactaaattacttatgaaaatctacatccactaaattacttatgataatctacatccactaaattactaatgataatctacatccactaaattacttatgataatctacatccactaaattacttatgataatctacatccactaaattacttatgataatctacatccactaaattacttatgataatctacatccactaagttactaatgataatctacatccactaaattacttatgataatctacatccactaaattacttatgataatctacatccactaaattacttataataatctacatccactaaattacttatgataatctacatccactaaattacttatgataatctacatccactaaattacttataataatctacatccactaaattacttataatctacatccactaaattacttataatctacatccactaaattacttatgataatctacatccactaaattactaatgataatctacatccactaaattacttatgataatctacatccactaaattacttataataatctacatccactaaattacttataatctacatccactaaattacttataatctacatccactaaattacttataatctacatccactaaattactaatgataatctacatccactaaattacttatgataatctacatccactaaattactaatgataatctacatccactaaattacttataataatctacatccactaaattacttatgataatctacatccactaaattacttatgatctacatccactaaattactaatgataatctacatccactaaattactaatgataatctacatccactaaattacttatgataatctacatccactaaattacttataatctacatccactaaattacttatgataatctacatccactaaattacttataatctacatccactaaattactaatgataatctacatccactaaattacttataatctacatccactaaattacttatgataatctacatccactaaattacttataatctacatccactaaattacttatgataatctacatccactaaattacttatgataatctacatccactaaattacttataataatctacatccactaaattacttataataatctacatccactaagttacttatgataatctacatccactaaattactaatgataatctacatccactaaattacttatgataatctacatccactaaattactaatgagaatctacatccactaaattactaatgataatctacatccactaagttacttataataatctacatccactaaattacttatgacaatctacatccactaagttacttatgataatctacatccactaagttacttatgataatctacatccactaaattacttatgataatctacatccactaagttactaatgataatctacatccactaagttactaatgataatctacatccactaaattacttatgataatctacatccactaaattacttatgataatctacatccactaaattactaatgataatctacatccactaaattacttatgataatctacatccactaaattacttatgataatctacatccactaaattacttatgataatctacatccactaaattacttatgataatctacatccactaagttactaatgataatctacatccactaaattacttatgataatctacatccactaaattacttataataatctgcatccactaaattacttatgataatctacatccactaaattacttatgataatctacatccactaaattacttataataatctacatccactaaattacttataatctacatccactaaattacttataatctacatccactaaattacttatgataatctacatccactaagttactaatgataatctacatccactaaattacttatgataatctacatccactaaattacttataataatctacatccactaaattacttataatctacatccactaaattacttataatctacatccactaaattactaatgataatctacatccactaaattacttatgataaactacatccactaaattactaatgataatctacatccactaaattacttataataatctacatccactaaattacttatgataatctacatccactaaattacttataatctacatccactaaattactaatgataatctacatccactaaattactaatgataatctacatccactaaattacttatgataatctacatccactaaattacttatgataatctacatccactaaattacttatgataatctacatccactaaattactaatgataatctacatccactaaattactaatgataatctacatccactaaattacttatgataatctacatccactaagttacttatgataatctacatccactaaattactaatgataatctacatccactaaattactaatgataatctacatccactaaattactaatgataatctacatccactaaattactaatgataatctacatccactaagttactaatgataatctacatccactaaattactaatgataatctacatccactaagttactaatgataatctacatccactaaattactaatgataatctacatccactaaattacttataataatctacatccactaaattacttataatctacatccactaaattactaatgataatctacatccactaaattacttataataatctacatccactaaattactaatgataatctacatccactaaattactaatgataatctacatccactaagttacttataataatctacatccactaaattactaatgataatctacatccactaagttactaatgataatctacatccactaaattacttataataatctacatccactaagttactaatgataatctacatccactaaattacttataataatctacatccattaaattacttataatctacatccactaaattacttatgataatctacatccactaaattacttatgataatctacatccactaaattacttataataatctacatccactaaattacttataataatctacatccactaagttacttatgataatctacatccactaaattactaatgataatctacatccactaaattacttatgataatctacatccactaaattactaatgataatctacatccactaaattactaatgataatctacatccactaagttactaatgataatctacatccactaaattacttataatctacatccactaaattacttatgataatctacatccactaaattacttataatctacatccactaaattacttatgataatctacatccactaaattacttttaatctacatccactaaattactaatgataatctacatccactaagttacttataataatctacatccactaaattatttatgataatctacatccactaagttacttatgataatctacatccactaagttacttatgataatctacatccactaaattacttatgatactctacatccactaagttactaatgataatctacatccactaaattacttatgaaaatctacatccactaaattacttatgataatctacatccactaaattactaatgataatctacatccactaaattacttatgataatctacatccactaaattacttatgataatctacatccactaaattacttatgataatctacatccactaaattacttatgataatctacatccactaagttactaatgataatctacatccactaaattacttatgataatctacatccactaaattacttatgataatctacatccactaaattacttataataatctacatccactaaattacttatgataatctacatccactaaattacttatgataatctacatccactaaattacttataataatctacatccactaaattacttataatctacatccactaaattacttataatctacatccactaaattacttatgataatctacatccactaagttactaatgataatctacatccactaaattacttatgataatctacatccactaaattacttataataatctacatccactaaattacttataatctacatccactaaattacttataatctacatccactaaattacttataatctacatccactaaattactaatgataatctacatccactaaattacttatgataatctacatccactaaattactaatgataatctacatccactaaattacttataataatctacatccactaaattacttatgataatctacatccactaaattacttataatctacatccactaaattactaatgataatctacatccactaaattactaatgataatctacatccactaaattacttatgataatctacatccactaaattacttataatctacatccactaaattacttatgataatctacatccactaaattacttatgataatctacatccactaagttactaatgataatctacatccactaaattacttatgataatctacatccactaaattacttatgataatctacatccactaaattacttataataatctacatccactaaattacttatgataatctacatccactaaattacttatgataatctacatccactaaattacttataataatctacatccactaaattacttataatctacatccactaaattacttataatctacatccactaaattacttatgataatctacatccactaagttactaatgataatctacatccactaaattacttatgataatctacatccactaaattacttataataatctacatccactaaattacttataatctacatccactaaatgacttataatctacatccactaaattacttataatctacatccactaaattactaatgataatctacatccactaaattacttatgataatctacatccactaaattactaatgataatctacatccactaaattacttataataatctacatccact
Coding sequences:
- the LOC139537944 gene encoding GTPase IMAP family member 4-like, coding for MAESRMTESPDLRIVLLGKTGVGKSASGNTILGRKAFLSKRSLVSVTKDCAEEMALINGLKISVVDTVGIFSTNSSDGLIEADCKRAMESPVPCVFLVIVKVDRFTNEEKEAVERIEDIVGKDGMKKSFILLTHGDMADELTVEEIIQEEGAEDFREAVMKFQGRCYLFNNKIESRDQVDNLLTKLYALQMTVSNMNSENTMESSAERSIVLLGRSGVGKSASGNTILGLRGSDQFRSDCSFNSVTENSEVKSAVVAGREVKVIDTPGLSKGKHTPQHVFNEMMKSCLLAEEGLHAFVLVVELGRFEKNDDEIIYLLKKAFGEEALKYAVVLFTHGDKLSSQNIEQNIQANEDLKNLVEMCGGRYCIFNNKSRNDERQVRELFTKVDEMVQVNGGTAYVGEIVGIARAIMRELRETAIMRELRETPIMREPRETAIMREPRETAIMQELRETAIMREPRETAIMREPRETAIMQELRETAIMQELRETAIMRELRETAIMRELRETATDYSDRLSTAWRRFCNWLVSIWVAMRESFTRFLENAVKLVGKFTHNYSNLSQPC